Proteins from a single region of Mustela erminea isolate mMusErm1 chromosome X, mMusErm1.Pri, whole genome shotgun sequence:
- the KCNE5 gene encoding potassium voltage-gated channel subfamily E regulatory beta subunit 5 yields the protein MNCSESQRLRTLLSRLLLELHHRGNASGLGAGPGPSMGMGVVPDPFVGHEATSAKGDDAYLYILLIMIFYACLAGGLILAYTRSRKLVEAKDEPAQACSAHEWAAADAETAAGSLAAGRRQLAPGAPTTPATEGV from the coding sequence ATGAACTGCAGCGAGAGCCAGCGGCTGCGCACCCTCCTCAGCCGCCTGCTGCTCGAGCTGCACCACCGGGGCAACGCCAGCGGCCTGGGCGCCGGCCCCGGCCCGAGCATGGGCATGGGGGTCGTGCCCGACCCGTTCGTGGGCCACGAGGCGACCAGCGCCAAGGGCGACGACGCCTATCTCTACATCCTGCTCATCATGATCTTCTACGCCTGCTTGGCCGGAGGCCTCATCCTGGCCTACACCCGCTCCCGCAAGCTCGTCGAGGCCAAGGACGAGCCGGCCCAGGCCTGCTCGGCGCACGAGTGGGCCGCCGCCGACGCCGAGACTGCCGCCGGCTCGCTGGCCGCCGGCCGCCGCCAGCTCGCCCCCGGGGCGCCTACCACCCCGGCCACGGAGGGGGTCTAG